A window of the Myxococcus fulvus genome harbors these coding sequences:
- a CDS encoding ExeA family protein encodes MTTYLDFFDLTQEPFSNAPVSRFYYNSAQHSQALTRLMHAVSYMKGLSILVGDIGAGKTTLARRMLDSLPESEYEAALLVIIHSGITANWLLRRIALQLGVENPAQEKLALLSQLYQRLLQIYESGKKAVVLIDEAQMLETRELMEEFRGLLNLEVPERKLISFVFFGLPEIEKNLKLDPPLAQRVAMRYKLEPFTAESTEAYIKHRLRLAGCPRMPFSPEALLAVHEHSSGSPRVINTLCDNALFEAFLARADTVSADMVNSIGKNLGLQGINSAAPGAAERASVPATNLPRAANNKLDLAEIDRYLEGLGKL; translated from the coding sequence ATGACGACCTACCTCGATTTCTTCGACCTCACCCAGGAGCCCTTCTCCAACGCTCCGGTGAGCCGCTTCTATTACAACTCGGCTCAGCACTCGCAGGCGCTCACCCGGCTGATGCACGCCGTCAGCTACATGAAGGGCCTGTCCATCCTCGTCGGTGACATCGGCGCGGGGAAGACGACGCTGGCGCGCCGCATGCTCGACTCGCTTCCCGAGTCCGAGTACGAGGCCGCGCTGCTCGTCATCATCCACTCGGGCATCACCGCCAACTGGCTGCTCCGCCGAATCGCCCTGCAGCTGGGCGTGGAGAACCCCGCGCAGGAGAAGCTCGCGCTCCTGTCTCAGCTCTACCAGCGGCTCCTGCAAATCTACGAGTCCGGCAAGAAGGCCGTCGTCCTCATCGACGAGGCGCAGATGCTGGAGACGCGGGAGCTGATGGAGGAGTTCCGCGGGCTGCTCAACCTGGAAGTGCCGGAGCGCAAGCTCATCTCCTTCGTGTTCTTCGGCCTGCCGGAAATAGAGAAGAACCTGAAGCTGGACCCGCCGCTCGCGCAGCGCGTGGCCATGCGCTACAAGCTCGAGCCCTTCACGGCGGAGTCCACCGAGGCGTACATCAAGCACCGCCTGCGGCTCGCCGGCTGCCCGCGCATGCCGTTCTCGCCCGAGGCGCTGCTGGCCGTGCACGAGCACTCGTCCGGCTCGCCGCGCGTCATCAACACGCTGTGCGACAACGCGCTCTTCGAGGCCTTCCTGGCCCGGGCGGACACCGTGTCCGCGGACATGGTGAACAGCATCGGGAAGAACCTGGGCCTGCAGGGCATCAACTCGGCCGCTCCCGGAGCAGCCGAGCGGGCGAGCGTGCCCGCCACGAACCTGCCCCGAGCGGCCAACAACAAGCTCGACCTCGCGGAGATAGACCGCTACCTCGAAGGGCTGGGTAAGCTCTAG
- a CDS encoding tetratricopeptide repeat protein has product MDKNKIIEAAAKLVAKGAYDKAIKEYQKVLEVDPKDIRVLQKMGELYQKKNDNAQAAHFFTKVAESYSSDGFFLKAVALYKQVLKLNPNLLEVNLKLAELHQQLGLMSEAMAYFQIVANHYDKAGDTKSSLDTLKKMVDLDPENVASKIKLAELYARENMSREAVQEFKRAAEYLKRNGRGDDWARVAERLSTLEPDNLPLAKELASSYLQRGDQKRALAKLQVCFKADGRDVETLSLLAQAFQGLGQTSKTVSVYKELAKIHQERGRLTEAEAVWTQIEVLDPQDPELLARRAPAPAPAQPQPVAAPQPQQPSAPQPAARAAPQPAPQPQPAPVAAPPPTQAGMAREQLAKLLTETDVYVKYGLHDKALEHLRKVFSVDPENLDAHEKAYQIYVASGNTAQAGEQLLNVLRLCTRAADSTRAQPYLATILQQNPAHPEVPAFLSVLRVEGPVTASPSATVVESVGEDAILVDSSDDEVLVAPPPEDALLHPPGDELALATLPSSDSDEVIDDEHDATVVSEEALVGEAITSGEHDVYDSPAPEDLAAAAEDELLVSGDDGMVLTDEPGLASTDDEPLVESAGLDGPLSDDESYSLGDSDDEATSTMAAMSLGDDDDAPPPTMVRAPTRQLLQDAAPDTRKQATLVEEASLDVDEVPTRVGIAPLDASMLGDLEEPAGSDMPSLGDFEEEEPTASHAIVAVDDAPFDEPESLPETDFGSVEEEPQDFGSVEEEPQEEAAAEFADDSAGEPEEEPAAEECDEAAFFLDQGLLEEAREILETVTIAFPGHARATELMERLEALEASGGVPPEEEPPEPVSVPTVLPMTEPVGERDAFDLAAELAGEIDNLGDDTAAAPAAEEDFQYSVEEVFSEFKKGLAKVVKPEDVDTHYDLGIAYKEMGLLDDALHEFEVARQGSMGSKRELDCLTMMGMLHLLRGDGESAVATFREGLASPHATGEAAKALGFELATAWEAHGEPGKALYHYQRVAAMDAKYRDVSSQVSRLSASTSPEDDPLPMPVPVATPNGTKSPGGGAAAAVANPPVPAAGAPKARKVGYV; this is encoded by the coding sequence ATGGACAAGAACAAGATCATCGAAGCCGCCGCGAAGCTGGTCGCGAAGGGCGCGTACGACAAGGCCATCAAGGAGTATCAGAAGGTCCTGGAGGTCGACCCGAAGGACATCCGGGTGCTCCAGAAGATGGGGGAGCTGTACCAGAAGAAGAACGACAACGCCCAGGCGGCGCACTTCTTCACCAAGGTCGCGGAGAGCTACTCCTCGGACGGCTTCTTCCTCAAGGCCGTCGCCCTCTACAAGCAGGTCCTCAAGCTCAACCCGAACCTGCTCGAGGTGAACCTCAAGCTGGCGGAGCTGCACCAGCAGCTCGGGCTGATGTCGGAGGCGATGGCCTACTTCCAGATCGTGGCGAACCACTACGACAAGGCGGGCGACACCAAGTCGTCGCTCGACACCTTGAAGAAGATGGTGGACCTCGACCCGGAGAACGTGGCGTCGAAGATCAAGCTCGCGGAGCTCTACGCGCGCGAGAACATGTCGCGCGAGGCGGTGCAGGAGTTCAAGCGCGCCGCCGAGTACCTCAAGCGCAACGGCCGCGGTGACGACTGGGCCCGCGTGGCCGAGCGCCTGTCCACGCTCGAGCCGGACAACCTGCCGCTCGCCAAGGAGCTGGCGTCCTCGTACCTGCAACGCGGTGACCAGAAGCGCGCGCTCGCGAAGCTGCAGGTGTGCTTCAAGGCGGATGGCCGCGACGTGGAGACGCTGTCGCTCCTGGCCCAGGCGTTCCAGGGGCTGGGGCAGACCTCCAAGACGGTGTCCGTCTACAAGGAGCTGGCGAAGATCCACCAGGAGCGCGGCCGTCTCACCGAGGCCGAGGCCGTCTGGACGCAGATTGAAGTGTTGGATCCGCAGGACCCGGAGCTGCTCGCGCGCCGCGCGCCCGCGCCGGCTCCCGCGCAGCCGCAGCCCGTGGCGGCGCCGCAGCCCCAGCAGCCCTCCGCGCCGCAGCCGGCCGCCCGCGCCGCGCCCCAGCCCGCGCCGCAGCCGCAGCCCGCGCCCGTCGCCGCGCCGCCTCCCACGCAGGCGGGGATGGCACGCGAGCAACTGGCCAAGCTGCTCACGGAGACGGACGTCTACGTGAAGTACGGGCTCCACGACAAAGCGCTGGAGCACCTGCGCAAGGTCTTCTCCGTCGACCCGGAGAACCTGGACGCGCACGAGAAGGCGTATCAAATCTACGTCGCGTCGGGGAACACGGCGCAGGCGGGCGAGCAGCTGCTGAACGTGCTGCGTCTGTGCACGCGCGCCGCGGACTCGACGCGCGCGCAGCCGTACCTGGCGACCATCCTCCAGCAGAACCCCGCGCATCCGGAGGTGCCGGCGTTCCTGTCGGTGCTGCGTGTGGAGGGCCCGGTGACGGCCTCTCCGTCCGCGACGGTGGTGGAGTCGGTGGGCGAGGACGCCATCCTGGTGGACTCCAGCGACGACGAGGTGCTCGTCGCGCCGCCGCCCGAGGACGCGCTGCTGCACCCGCCGGGGGACGAGCTGGCGCTGGCCACGCTGCCCTCGAGCGACTCCGACGAGGTCATCGACGACGAGCACGACGCCACCGTCGTCAGCGAGGAGGCGCTCGTCGGCGAGGCCATCACCTCGGGCGAGCACGACGTCTACGACTCGCCCGCGCCGGAGGACCTGGCGGCGGCGGCCGAGGACGAGCTGCTGGTGTCGGGCGACGACGGGATGGTGCTGACGGACGAGCCGGGCCTCGCGTCGACGGACGACGAGCCGCTCGTCGAGTCGGCCGGCCTGGACGGGCCGCTCTCCGACGACGAGAGCTATTCGCTGGGCGACTCGGACGACGAGGCCACGTCCACGATGGCGGCCATGTCGCTGGGCGACGATGACGACGCGCCGCCGCCGACGATGGTGCGCGCGCCCACCCGTCAGCTCCTCCAGGACGCCGCGCCCGACACGCGCAAGCAGGCGACGCTCGTCGAGGAGGCCTCGCTCGACGTGGACGAGGTCCCCACGCGGGTGGGCATCGCGCCGCTGGATGCGTCGATGCTCGGCGACCTCGAGGAGCCCGCGGGCTCCGACATGCCGTCGCTGGGCGACTTCGAGGAGGAGGAGCCCACCGCCTCGCACGCCATCGTCGCGGTGGACGACGCGCCCTTCGACGAGCCCGAGTCCCTGCCGGAGACCGACTTCGGCTCGGTGGAGGAGGAGCCGCAGGACTTCGGTTCGGTGGAGGAGGAGCCTCAGGAGGAGGCCGCCGCCGAGTTCGCCGACGACAGCGCCGGCGAGCCGGAGGAGGAGCCCGCCGCGGAGGAGTGCGACGAGGCCGCGTTCTTCCTGGACCAGGGCCTGCTGGAAGAGGCCCGCGAAATCCTGGAGACGGTGACCATCGCCTTCCCGGGCCACGCGCGCGCCACGGAGCTGATGGAGCGCCTGGAGGCGCTCGAGGCCAGCGGCGGAGTGCCGCCGGAAGAGGAGCCGCCCGAGCCCGTGTCGGTGCCCACCGTGCTCCCGATGACGGAGCCGGTCGGGGAGCGCGACGCGTTCGACCTGGCGGCGGAGCTGGCCGGCGAAATCGACAACCTGGGCGACGACACGGCGGCGGCGCCCGCGGCGGAAGAGGACTTCCAGTACTCGGTGGAGGAGGTGTTCTCCGAGTTCAAGAAGGGCCTGGCCAAGGTGGTGAAGCCCGAGGACGTGGACACGCACTACGACCTGGGCATCGCCTACAAGGAGATGGGCCTCCTGGACGACGCGCTGCACGAGTTCGAGGTGGCGCGTCAGGGCTCCATGGGCTCCAAGCGCGAGCTCGACTGCCTCACGATGATGGGCATGCTGCACCTGCTGCGCGGTGACGGCGAGTCCGCGGTGGCCACCTTCCGCGAGGGGCTCGCCAGTCCTCACGCCACGGGCGAAGCCGCCAAGGCGCTGGGCTTCGAGCTGGCCACGGCCTGGGAGGCGCACGGCGAGCCGGGCAAGGCGCTGTACCACTACCAGCGCGTGGCGGCGATGGACGCGAAGTACCGCGACGTGAGCTCGCAGGTGTCGCGGCTGTCCGCCAGCACGTCACCGGAAGACGACCCCCTCCCCATGCCCGTGCCCGTCGCCACCCCCAACGGCACGAAGAGCCCTGGCGGCGGTGCAGCCGCGGCCGTGGCCAATCCCCCCGTGCCGGCCGCCGGCGCGCCCAAGGCGCGCAAGGTCGGTTACGTGTAG
- the accC gene encoding acetyl-CoA carboxylase biotin carboxylase subunit, translating into MFKKVLIANRGEIALRVIRACRELGIATVAVHSTADANALHVRFADEAVCIGPPSSKESYLNVPQLLSAAEITRADAIHPGYGFLSENAEFAEVCENCKIRFIGPRPEMLRMMGNKVRARQAAREAGMPLLPGSPGTVKDPREAEAFAREIGFPVILKAAAGGGGKGMKIVREPSALAQAFSTAQAEAVASFNNGDLYIERYVEKPRHIEIQIVADEHGNIIHLNERECSVQRRHQKLIEEAPSPALTPELRERMGRVSVEAMRKLRYNNVGTIEYLLDERGEFYFMEMNTRIQVEHPVTELVTGVDLVREQIRMAYGHPLRFKQEDIQIRGHAIECRVNAEDPITFAPWPGKITGYSVPGGYGVRVDSGAYENYTVLPYYDSLLAKLIVHAEDRETAIRRMQRALGEYVVEGIRTNIPFHRAALAEESFQEGNYDTRFVERLLASETGSRRLKKAVEETP; encoded by the coding sequence GTGTTCAAGAAGGTGCTGATCGCCAACCGCGGGGAGATTGCCCTGCGGGTCATCCGCGCCTGTCGGGAGCTGGGCATCGCCACCGTGGCGGTGCACTCCACGGCGGACGCCAACGCCCTCCACGTGCGCTTCGCGGACGAGGCCGTCTGCATCGGCCCTCCGTCGTCCAAGGAGAGCTACCTCAACGTCCCGCAGCTCTTGTCCGCCGCCGAAATCACCCGCGCGGACGCCATCCACCCCGGCTACGGCTTCCTGTCGGAGAACGCCGAGTTCGCCGAGGTCTGCGAGAACTGCAAGATTCGCTTCATCGGTCCGCGCCCGGAGATGCTGCGGATGATGGGCAACAAGGTGCGGGCCCGGCAGGCGGCGCGGGAGGCGGGCATGCCGCTGCTCCCCGGCAGCCCCGGCACTGTGAAGGACCCGCGCGAGGCGGAGGCGTTCGCTCGCGAAATCGGCTTCCCCGTCATCCTCAAGGCGGCGGCGGGAGGCGGCGGCAAGGGGATGAAGATCGTCCGTGAGCCGAGCGCGCTGGCGCAGGCGTTCTCCACCGCGCAGGCGGAGGCGGTGGCGTCCTTCAACAACGGCGACCTCTACATCGAGCGGTACGTGGAGAAGCCGCGCCACATCGAAATCCAGATCGTCGCGGACGAGCACGGCAACATCATCCACCTCAACGAGCGCGAGTGCTCGGTGCAGCGTCGGCACCAGAAGCTCATCGAGGAGGCGCCGTCTCCGGCGCTCACGCCGGAGCTGCGCGAGCGGATGGGCCGGGTGTCCGTCGAGGCGATGCGCAAGCTGCGCTACAACAACGTCGGCACCATCGAGTACCTGCTCGACGAGCGCGGCGAGTTCTACTTCATGGAGATGAACACGCGCATCCAGGTGGAGCACCCGGTGACGGAGCTCGTCACGGGCGTGGACCTGGTCCGTGAGCAGATCCGCATGGCGTACGGCCACCCCCTGCGCTTCAAGCAGGAGGACATCCAGATCCGCGGGCACGCCATCGAGTGCCGCGTCAACGCCGAGGACCCCATCACCTTCGCGCCGTGGCCCGGCAAGATTACGGGCTACAGCGTCCCGGGCGGCTACGGGGTGCGCGTGGACTCGGGGGCCTACGAGAACTACACGGTGCTGCCGTACTACGACAGCCTGCTGGCCAAGCTCATCGTGCACGCGGAGGACCGCGAGACGGCCATCCGCCGCATGCAGCGCGCGCTCGGCGAGTACGTGGTGGAAGGCATCCGCACCAACATCCCGTTCCACCGCGCGGCGCTCGCCGAGGAGTCCTTCCAGGAGGGCAACTACGACACGCGCTTCGTGGAGCGACTGCTCGCGAGTGAGACGGGTTCCCGTCGACTCAAGAAAGCCGTGGAAGAGACGCCGTAG
- the accB gene encoding acetyl-CoA carboxylase biotin carboxyl carrier protein, with translation MATKRKSTRASTPASASAPANAAHAGNTSLDVEALREIVNILEASDVTRLVWKRGEEKLFIRRGHAPETTIVHHAAPSAVPVGPAVEYAAPAPRVASSAPVAAPSSAPAPAAEKAPEKPGHVVTSPFVGTFYRTPAPDQPAFVDVGSVVKKGQVLCIIEAMKLMNEIESEVSGRVVEILVENGRPVEFGQSLFRIEPA, from the coding sequence ATGGCAACGAAGCGCAAGTCGACCCGGGCCTCCACGCCCGCCAGCGCGTCCGCTCCGGCGAACGCGGCCCACGCGGGCAACACGTCGCTGGACGTGGAGGCCCTGCGGGAAATCGTCAACATCCTGGAGGCCTCGGACGTGACGAGGCTGGTGTGGAAGCGCGGGGAGGAGAAGCTCTTCATCCGCCGCGGCCACGCCCCGGAGACGACCATCGTCCACCACGCGGCCCCGTCGGCCGTCCCGGTGGGCCCGGCCGTGGAGTACGCCGCGCCCGCGCCGCGCGTCGCGTCGTCCGCCCCTGTCGCCGCGCCCTCCTCGGCCCCGGCCCCCGCGGCCGAGAAGGCCCCGGAGAAGCCCGGCCACGTGGTGACCAGCCCCTTCGTCGGTACGTTCTACCGGACGCCGGCGCCGGACCAGCCGGCGTTCGTGGACGTGGGCTCGGTGGTGAAGAAGGGCCAGGTGCTCTGCATCATCGAGGCGATGAAGTTGATGAACGAAATCGAGTCCGAGGTCTCCGGCCGCGTGGTGGAGATCCTCGTGGAGAACGGGCGGCCGGTGGAGTTCGGCCAGTCCCTGTTCCGCATCGAGCCGGCCTGA
- the efp gene encoding elongation factor P, whose translation MAGVIDTSEFHNGMKIEIDGEPFVIVEFQHVKPGKGSAFVRTKIRSLTTGRVLQPTLKSGDKVDRPDIEEKDMQYLYVQGDDYYFMDKRDFEQTFISEKALGEAKNFLKENTDATILFWNGKAISVTLPNSVDLKVIKCDPGVRGDTVSGALKPATLETGFEIYVPLFINEGDVLKIDTRDGGKYLTRVATAG comes from the coding sequence ATGGCCGGTGTCATCGATACGTCCGAGTTTCACAACGGTATGAAGATCGAAATCGACGGTGAGCCGTTCGTCATCGTCGAGTTCCAGCACGTGAAGCCCGGCAAGGGTTCCGCCTTCGTCCGCACCAAGATCCGCAGCCTCACCACGGGCCGCGTCCTGCAGCCGACGCTGAAGTCTGGTGACAAGGTGGACCGCCCGGACATCGAAGAGAAGGACATGCAGTACCTGTATGTCCAGGGCGACGACTACTACTTCATGGACAAGCGCGACTTCGAGCAGACCTTCATCAGCGAGAAGGCGCTCGGCGAAGCGAAGAACTTCCTGAAGGAGAACACCGACGCGACCATCCTGTTCTGGAACGGGAAGGCCATCAGCGTGACGCTGCCCAACTCGGTGGACCTGAAGGTCATCAAGTGCGACCCGGGCGTTCGCGGTGACACGGTGTCCGGCGCGCTGAAGCCCGCCACGCTGGAGACCGGCTTCGAAATCTATGTCCCCCTCTTCATCAACGAGGGTGATGTCCTCAAGATCGACACGCGCGACGGTGGCAAGTACCTGACGCGCGTGGCCACCGCGGGCTAG
- a CDS encoding roadblock/LC7 domain-containing protein yields the protein MSFRTHLESVVNQVDGALACSVMGFDGISVDTYQREEASELDLGGAWVEYANLLTQLRHAAETLKTGAVSEVSVNSDKVLTLMRLVSPEYFLVLALRADGNYGKGRYVLRVTAPKVSAEL from the coding sequence ATGTCCTTTCGCACGCACCTCGAGTCAGTCGTCAACCAGGTGGACGGAGCCCTCGCCTGCAGCGTGATGGGCTTCGACGGCATCTCCGTGGACACCTACCAGCGCGAGGAGGCGAGCGAGCTGGACCTGGGCGGGGCCTGGGTGGAGTACGCCAACCTCCTCACGCAGCTGCGCCACGCCGCGGAGACGCTCAAGACGGGCGCGGTGAGTGAGGTCAGCGTCAACAGCGACAAGGTGCTGACGCTGATGCGGCTGGTGTCGCCGGAGTACTTCCTCGTGCTCGCGTTGCGCGCGGATGGCAACTACGGCAAGGGCCGCTACGTGCTGCGCGTGACGGCCCCCAAGGTGAGCGCGGAGCTCTAG
- the pilQ gene encoding type IV pilus secretin PilQ, with product MLERSAVTRGKWMLATAFAVVLAGASSSGAELNTLRDLDVSRTGSGAQVVVTGTRPPTFTVFRLSGPERLVVDLSSADATGIKGHHDGSGPVSGVVASQFSDERASVGRVLLALDKASQYDVRADGNRVVISVDGAASAAEAKPATPATVATAPAAPTTPAPAAEVKPAAVIAEAPVKQEAAAKPALPENVVAAEADEREVAQPAQRITQLAYADETLRIRADGDIARYEVLELADPPRLAVDLYGVGLAARAPRINGATLKEVRVGAHSDKVRLVLDVRGKMPAYRVDRADKGLEVVLGGAVARKAAPSPAPQEVIASVAEVEPLRPAPVVVEAPATASVVEVKDLSFQEGGAGGRVVLKLSGTAGWKVDRPDPRSAVLTLDNARLPKKLERSLDTSALETPVKMISAFSVPGEGRKVRVVVAADGAIEEKVSQSGNTLSWRLDVKGVKTDEVSVAQRTAGFTAEAPAYAAEGAPQQARYRGKRVSFEFKDIDIQNLLRVIAEISKKNVVVADDVSGRVTIRLRNVPWDQALDLILRTKQLGKEEFGNIIRIAPLKTLEEEARLRQERKKSLQQQEDLLVNLIPVNYAVASDMSARVKDVLSERGTVTVDTRTNVLIVKDVRSNTEKARSLVRSLDTQTPQVLIESRIVEASTTFSRQLGVQWGGQARAAAATGNSTGLIFPNNVAVTGGSPSVGAPGLPAVPNFAVNLPAPVGENVGGALGFVFGSAGGALQLNLRLSAAETEGTIKTISAPRVTTLDNNTARISQGVSIPFSQTSAAGVNTTFVEARLSLEVTPHITQDGSILMAINASNNQPDPANTGANGQPSIQRKEAVTQVLVKDGDTTVIGGIYVRRGSTRTNSVPFLSKIPVLGFFFRQTNDTDERQELLIFITPRILNRQTIAQSL from the coding sequence ATGCTCGAGAGGAGCGCTGTGACGAGGGGCAAGTGGATGTTGGCGACTGCATTCGCGGTCGTCCTTGCGGGCGCCAGCAGTAGCGGCGCCGAACTGAATACGCTTCGGGACCTGGATGTGTCCCGTACCGGCTCGGGCGCCCAGGTGGTGGTGACCGGAACCCGGCCCCCCACCTTCACCGTCTTCCGGCTCAGTGGGCCGGAGCGGTTGGTGGTGGACCTCTCGTCGGCGGATGCGACGGGTATCAAGGGCCACCATGACGGCTCCGGACCGGTGTCCGGCGTCGTGGCGTCGCAGTTCTCGGACGAGCGCGCGAGCGTCGGCCGGGTGCTGCTGGCGCTCGACAAGGCGTCCCAGTACGACGTGCGCGCGGACGGCAACCGCGTGGTCATCTCCGTGGATGGAGCGGCCTCCGCCGCCGAGGCGAAGCCCGCCACGCCGGCGACTGTCGCGACGGCCCCCGCCGCCCCGACGACGCCCGCGCCCGCCGCGGAGGTGAAGCCCGCCGCCGTCATCGCGGAGGCCCCGGTGAAGCAGGAGGCGGCCGCGAAGCCCGCGCTGCCCGAGAACGTCGTCGCCGCCGAGGCCGACGAGCGTGAGGTGGCGCAGCCCGCCCAGCGCATCACCCAGCTCGCCTACGCCGATGAGACCCTGCGCATCCGCGCGGACGGCGACATCGCGCGCTACGAGGTGCTGGAGCTGGCGGACCCGCCCCGGCTCGCGGTGGACCTGTACGGGGTGGGCCTGGCGGCCCGCGCGCCCCGCATCAACGGCGCGACCCTGAAGGAAGTGCGCGTGGGCGCCCACTCGGACAAGGTCCGGCTGGTGCTCGACGTGCGCGGCAAGATGCCCGCCTACCGCGTGGACCGCGCGGACAAGGGCCTCGAGGTGGTGCTCGGTGGCGCGGTGGCCCGCAAGGCGGCGCCGTCTCCCGCGCCGCAAGAGGTCATCGCCTCGGTCGCCGAGGTGGAGCCCCTGCGTCCGGCCCCCGTGGTCGTGGAGGCTCCGGCCACCGCGTCCGTGGTCGAGGTGAAGGACCTGTCGTTCCAGGAGGGTGGGGCGGGTGGCCGCGTGGTGCTGAAGCTGTCCGGCACGGCGGGCTGGAAGGTGGACCGTCCGGACCCGCGCAGCGCGGTGCTGACGCTGGACAACGCCCGGCTGCCCAAGAAGCTCGAGCGCAGCCTGGACACCAGCGCGCTGGAGACGCCGGTGAAGATGATCAGCGCCTTCAGCGTCCCCGGTGAGGGCCGCAAGGTGCGCGTGGTGGTTGCCGCCGACGGCGCCATCGAGGAGAAGGTCAGCCAGAGCGGCAACACCCTGTCGTGGCGCCTGGACGTCAAGGGCGTGAAGACGGACGAGGTGTCGGTCGCGCAGCGCACCGCCGGCTTCACCGCCGAGGCGCCCGCCTACGCCGCCGAGGGCGCGCCGCAGCAGGCCCGCTACCGCGGCAAGCGCGTGTCCTTCGAGTTCAAGGACATCGACATCCAGAACCTCCTGCGCGTCATCGCGGAGATCTCCAAGAAGAACGTGGTCGTCGCGGACGACGTGAGCGGCCGGGTCACCATCCGCCTGCGCAACGTGCCCTGGGACCAGGCGCTGGACCTCATCCTGCGCACCAAGCAACTGGGCAAGGAGGAGTTCGGCAACATCATCCGCATCGCCCCGCTCAAGACGCTGGAGGAGGAGGCCCGGCTGCGCCAGGAGCGCAAGAAGTCGCTCCAGCAGCAGGAGGACCTGCTGGTCAACCTCATCCCGGTGAACTACGCGGTGGCCTCCGACATGTCGGCCCGCGTGAAGGACGTCCTGAGCGAGCGCGGCACGGTGACGGTGGACACGCGCACCAACGTGCTCATCGTCAAGGACGTGCGCTCCAACACGGAGAAGGCCCGCTCGCTGGTGCGCAGCCTGGACACGCAGACGCCGCAGGTCCTCATCGAGAGCCGCATCGTCGAGGCGAGCACGACCTTCAGCCGGCAGCTCGGCGTGCAGTGGGGTGGTCAGGCCCGGGCCGCCGCGGCCACGGGCAACTCGACGGGCCTCATCTTCCCGAACAACGTCGCCGTGACGGGTGGTTCGCCGAGCGTCGGCGCCCCAGGTCTGCCGGCCGTGCCCAACTTCGCGGTGAACCTGCCGGCGCCGGTGGGTGAGAACGTCGGTGGTGCGCTGGGCTTCGTCTTCGGCTCGGCCGGTGGCGCGCTGCAGCTCAACCTGCGCCTGTCCGCCGCGGAGACCGAGGGTACCATCAAGACCATCTCCGCGCCCCGCGTGACGACGCTGGACAACAACACCGCTCGCATCAGCCAGGGTGTGTCCATCCCGTTCAGCCAGACGTCCGCGGCCGGTGTGAACACGACCTTCGTGGAAGCGCGTCTGTCGCTGGAGGTGACGCCGCACATCACCCAGGACGGCAGCATCCTGATGGCCATCAACGCCTCCAACAACCAGCCGGACCCCGCCAACACGGGCGCCAACGGTCAGCCCTCCATCCAGCGCAAGGAGGCCGTCACCCAGGTGCTGGTGAAGGATGGGGATACCACGGTCATCGGTGGCATCTACGTGCGTCGTGGCTCCACGCGGACCAACTCGGTGCCGTTCCTCTCGAAGATTCCGGTCCTCGGGTTCTTCTTCCGGCAGACGAACGACACGGATGAGCGCCAGGAACTGCTCATCTTCATCACGCCCCGCATCCTCAACCGGCAGACCATTGCGCAGAGCCTGTAA
- a CDS encoding pilus assembly protein PilP: MKMFKATMTTAALALTLAACEDAPPPPPPVAAAPAQAAPAAPAETAPAAVEAAAAAPYVYSYNPVGKRDPFRSPLEELGPVNANVQATTCTEPLCAFDLDQLKLVAVVTGDANPLAMVEDPLGRGHIVRRNTRVGRQGGKVTQILRDSLTVTEVFSGNGEIIKNPVTLQLKPDDRQDPSYNLMTGKNYGE, from the coding sequence ATGAAGATGTTCAAGGCCACCATGACGACCGCCGCGCTCGCGCTGACGCTCGCTGCCTGCGAGGACGCGCCCCCGCCTCCTCCGCCGGTGGCGGCGGCTCCCGCGCAGGCCGCTCCCGCCGCGCCGGCGGAGACGGCTCCCGCCGCGGTCGAGGCCGCGGCGGCCGCGCCGTACGTCTACTCGTACAACCCGGTGGGCAAGCGCGACCCGTTCCGCAGCCCGCTGGAGGAGCTGGGGCCGGTGAACGCCAATGTCCAGGCGACCACCTGCACGGAGCCGCTGTGCGCCTTCGACCTGGACCAGCTCAAGCTGGTCGCGGTCGTCACGGGTGACGCCAATCCACTTGCCATGGTCGAAGACCCGCTGGGTCGAGGCCACATCGTGCGCCGCAACACCCGCGTGGGGCGCCAGGGCGGCAAGGTCACGCAGATCCTCCGTGATTCGCTGACGGTGACCGAGGTGTTCTCGGGCAACGGGGAGATCATCAAGAATCCGGTGACCCTGCAGCTCAAGCCCGATGATCGGCAGGACCCTAGCTACAATTTAATGACGGGCAAAAACTACGGGGAGTAG